The Dama dama isolate Ldn47 chromosome 25, ASM3311817v1, whole genome shotgun sequence genome window below encodes:
- the LOC133046625 gene encoding LOW QUALITY PROTEIN: uncharacterized protein LOC133046625 (The sequence of the model RefSeq protein was modified relative to this genomic sequence to represent the inferred CDS: substituted 1 base at 1 genomic stop codon), which produces MEIRPPPYVPSLQSPPRREAPTGEPRGLRGPTGTNHEGGPALGTRGKTKGDKGKQDPGDPELPSSTVQALPVRVGPTNPDGERTYQYWPFSTSDLYNWKTQNPPFSEKPQGLIDLLDSILFTHNPTWDDCQQLLQVLFTTEERERILAEARKRVPGVDGRPTAQPHLVDEGFPLLRPNWDFERVEGRERLRVYRQTLMAGLRAAARKPTNLAKVNLVRQEPTESPAAFLERLMEAFRQYTPMDPQAEESRAAVLLAFVNQAAPDIRKKLQKVEGLGEQTIQDLLKVAEKVFNNRETPEEREERIRREERELAEKIRKEDREHRARENRKNQKELAQILFAGIKAGTELREPRNPRTREKEKPKRQALKKDQCAYCKEQGHWKNECPKRDSKRGMTQREKIPPGTRVLYAGEDSDXGSRDSAPLPESWVTIHVEGKPVGFMVDTGAQHSVLNKKLGPMSKKASLVQGATGTKRYCWTTERKVNLGTHQVSHSFLVIPECPAPLLGRDLLTKVNAQIHFDPGGMSVTDGLGQPIHVLSLALRDEYRLFAPKPSETIALDVQPWVHKYPLAWAETAGMGLAKQRHPVVIELKAEAIPVRVRQYPMSQEARRGITPHIRRLMEAGILRRCQSPWNTPLLPVKKPGGTDYRPVQDLREVNKRVSDIHPTVPNPYTLLSSLLPEYTWYTVLDLKDAFFSLPLAVQSQEIFAFEWTEGEGQPVVQLTWTRLPQGFKNSPTLFNEALSEDLYEYRACHPEVILLQYVDDLMLAGTTEEACSHATGDLLQTLGILGYRASAKKAQIARQEVTYLGYKIRQGQRWLTQAMKETILQIPEPKNPRQVREFLGTVGYCRLWIMGFAEKARPLYEGSKETPKWTWTEPMKQAFQTLRRALLEAPALALPNPNKSFQLFVDEKQGIGKGVLTQQWGPWKRPVAYLSKRLDPVAAGWPPCLRIIAATALLVHDADKLTYGQQLSVYTPHAVEGVLKQPPGKWISNARLTHYQALLLDAPRVRFQTPCSLNPATLLPNPEKDSPLHDCSEILAEALAARRDLTDVPLSNSELVWFTDGSSYVKDGQRKAGAAIVDDSGRTIWAETLPPNTSAQKAELIALIQALEQAKGKRVTIFTDSRYAFSTAHIQGPIYQERGFRTAEGKEVKNLPEIRRLLEAVQLPRAVAIVHVPGHQKGEDPKARGNRAADAAAREAASRDYAAPILAVGLPPPGMGTLPPVPEYSLPDLAWINKDTTLQKDDQDGWYRDQNNNLILPATLGRHLCEHLHTTTHLGEKKTLTLLQMACLRFPRQNATVREIIQACEACQLMRAEKKQHSGTRSTGLDPGFTAITCGKLHRKNRKKREQNGRRVLTRQIL; this is translated from the exons ATGGAGATAAGGCCTCCGCCATATGTGCCCTCCTTGCAATCCCCTCCGAGGAGAGAAGCTCCCACAGGTGAACCGAGAGGATTAAGAGGGCCAACGGGAACCAACCATGAGGGGGGACCGGCATTGGGGACCCGGGGGAAAACTAAGGGAGATAAGGGTAAGCAagaccctggggacccagagttaccttcatccactGTTCAGGCGCTCCCTGTCCGAGTGGGACCAACTAACCCGgacggagagcgaacctatcagtactggcccttttccacgagtgacctgtacaattggaagacccaaaaccctcctttctcagagaagccccaaggcctcattgacctcttagattccattttgttcactcataatcccacctgggatgattgtcagcagctgttgcaggtgctcttcaccacggaagaacgggagcgaattcTGGCAGAGGCGCGGAAACGGGTACCAGGGGTCGACGGGAGGCCAACTGCCCAGCCTCATcttgtggacgaggggtttcccctgttgcggcctaactgggattttgagcgagtggaaggtagggagcgtctccgagtataccgccagactctaatggctggcctgcgggctgcagcaagaaagccgacaaatctggcaaaggtaaatttagtaaggcaagagcccactgaaagcccggcagccttcctagagaggctgatggaagctttcaggcaatatacacctatggacccccaggctgaggagtcacgcgctgcagttttgttagcgtttgtgaatcaggcagccccagatattaggaagaaattacaaaaagtagagggattgggagaacagacaatacaggatttactgaaagtagctgaaaaggtatttaataatagggagaccccagaagaaagggaagagcgaattcggcgggaggaaagggaattagcggagaagatcaggaaagaagacagGGAACATAGGGCTAgagaaaaccggaagaaccagaaggagctagcccagattctttttgcggggataaaggctggaacagaattgagggaacctcgaAACCCCCGgacgagagaaaaagaaaaaccaaaaaggcaggccctaaagaaggatcagtgcgcctactgcaaagaacaggggcactggaaaaacgagtgccctaagagggactcaAAGAGAGGAAtgacccagagagaaaaaatcccccctggaactcgagttctatatgcgggggaagacagtgactaggggagtcgagactcggcacccctccccgagtcctgggtaaccatacatgtggaggggaaacccgttggcttcatggtagatactggcgcccaacactctgttttaaataaaaaactgggaccaatgtctaagaaagcCAGCTTAGTGcaaggagccacggggacaaaaagatattgttggaccacagaacggaaagtaaatctggggacccaccaggtgtcccattcgtttttggtgataccagaatgcccagcccctctacttggaagagacttgttgactaaagttaatgctcagatccattttgaccccgggggaatgtcagtcacggatggacttggacaaccgatacatgtcttgtcccTAGCCTTAagggatgaatacagactttttgcgcctaagccctcagagaccatagcactagatgtacaaccgtgggtccataaatacccattggcctgggcagaaacagcaggaatgggactagctaaacagagacatccggtcgtcatcgagctaaaggccgaggcaattcctgtgagggtgagacagtaccctatgagccaagaagctcggcgggggatcactccccacattcgacggctCATGGAGGCCGGAATTCTCAGGCgatgccaatccccttggaacacccccttactgccggtgaagaagccaggggggacggattacagacctgtccaagacctgcgagaagtcaacaaacgggtgagtgacatacacccaactgtccctaacccgtatactctcctgagcagtttactgcctgagtacacttggtacactgtgctggacttgaaggatgcctttttcagcctacccctggcagtccagagccaggagatatttgcctttgagtggactgagggggaaggccaaccggtagtacaattaacttggacccgcctcccacaggggttcaagaactcccctaccttgtttaatgaggctctgagtgaggacctctacgaatatcgggcttgccacccagaggtcattctgctacaatatgtagatgaccttatgttggctggaaccacagaggaagcTTGCAGCCATGCCACTGGGGACCTATTACAGACCCTAGGCATCTTGGGGTATCGCGCTAGcgcaaagaaggcacaaatagcccggcaagaggtcacctatttggggtataagatcagacaggggcaaaggtggctaacccaggccatgaaagaaacaatattgcagataccagagcccaaaaaccctcgccaggtgagagagttcctggggactgttggatattgcagactgtggattatggggtttgctgagaaggcccggcccttatatgagggaagtaaagagaccccaaagtggacttggactgagccaatgaaacaggctttccagacactcagacgggccctactagaagccccagcccttgccctgcctaacccaaataagtcattccagctgtttgtagatgaaaagcaaggaataggaaagggggtcttgactcaacaatggggaccatggaagcggccggtagcatacctttcgaagcgattagacccggtggccgctgggtggcccccttgccttcgcATCATTGCAGCTACAGCCCTCCTCGTCCACGACGCTGacaagttgacgtatggacagcaactctcggtttacaccccccacgcagtggaaggggttttaaagcagccgccgggtaagtggatctccaatgcccgcttgacacactaccaggccttgctgctcgatgccccacgggtgcgttttcagaccccttgctcccTAAATCCGGCCACGCTCCTACCCAACCCAGAGAAGGAcagccctctccatgattgcagtgagatactggctgaggccctggcggcacgaagagacttaactgatgtacccctaagcaacagtgagctagtatggttcaccgatgggagcagttatgtaaaagatgggcaaaggaaggcgggagccgccatagttgatgattcagggcggacgatatgggctgagacactacccccaaacacttctgcacaaaaagcagaattgattgccctaatacaggctctggagcaagccaaagggaagagagtcaccatttttactgacagccgatatgctttcagcactgcccatattcaaggtcccatataccaagaaaggggatttcggacagctgagggaaaagaggtcaaaaatctgCCTGAGATTCGCAGGCTCTTGGAAGCTGTCCAACTACCCCGGGCAGTAGCTatagtacatgtccccggtcaccagaagGGAGAAGACCCTAAGGCGCGAGGCAATCGTGCTGCTGATGCGGCCGCTCGAGAAGCGGCTAGCCGGGACTatgccgcccccatattagccgtgggCCTTCCACCCCCTGGTATGGGGACCTTGCCACCAGTTCCCgaatattccctccctgatctcgcctggatcaacaaggataccaccctccagaaagatgaccaagatggatggtaccgagaccaaaacaacaacctgatcttgcctgccaccctgggtcgtcacctgtgtgaacacctgcacacaactacgcacttgggagaaaaaaagaccctaacacttctccagatggcctgcctgaggttccctcgacaaaatgcaactgtacgagagataattcaagcctgcgaagcgtgccagctgatgagggcagAAAAGAAGCAGCACtcgggaacgag gtcgacgggattggaccctgggttcactgcaatcacgtgcggcaagctacatcggaagaacaggaaaaagcgcgagcagaatggaaggcgagtcctcacccgtcaaatcctttga